The Methanocaldococcus jannaschii DSM 2661 genome has a segment encoding these proteins:
- a CDS encoding pentapeptide repeat-containing protein: MEKEVISSREFIDRFVECLEKGEDFKLKDCVVEGNVDILNIYEMIKDKELKGGYIEKKDDEIVVNINIKVDIYNVEFNGDFRFFVNMEYQIVISVFNGNAYFRVITFKGSVYFIRTIFNGDVDFIDTIFEENAYFSVTAFKGNIINFSGTIFNKESHFKSTTFEGNTYFSVTTFNIAEFYNSTFKSHVYFDDISFNLLSFTDCRFRDDVSFKKIDKENFKGLAIFLKTQFLNKHTTIENFQLSKTSFLKTDVREVLLCDVKKEEILSHKILRIKEDSGNKDKDLENKLKELLGLSYKYIIDQFNYKSVLAEYRNLRISIENNRTYIEASNLYKMEMELIKEFSNGRFEKFIIGAYGAISDYGESMEKTGKWILGSMILFTILASILRFKGMEWDIFKIIEFWWISFWEVIRLFLQIGTEDKSLWILEPIIRVTSLILLGNLYIAVRRKLSRK, encoded by the coding sequence ATGGAAAAGGAGGTTATAAGCAGTAGGGAGTTTATTGATAGATTTGTTGAATGTTTGGAGAAGGGAGAGGATTTTAAGTTAAAGGATTGTGTTGTTGAGGGGAATGTTGATATTTTGAATATTTATGAAATGATTAAGGATAAAGAACTAAAAGGAGGTTATATTGAAAAAAAAGATGATGAAATTGTTGTGAATATAAATATAAAAGTTGATATTTATAATGTTGAATTTAATGGTGATTTTAGATTTTTTGTAAATATGGAATATCAAATTGTGATATCCGTTTTTAATGGAAATGCTTATTTTAGAGTCATAACTTTTAAAGGAAGTGTTTATTTTATAAGAACAATTTTTAATGGAGATGTTGATTTTATAGACACAATTTTTGAAGAAAATGCTTATTTTAGTGTCACCGCTTTTAAAGGGAATATTATTAATTTTAGTGGCACAATTTTTAATAAAGAATCTCATTTTAAAAGTACAACTTTTGAAGGAAATACTTATTTTAGTGTCACAACTTTTAATATAGCAGAATTTTATAATTCAACATTTAAATCTCATGTATATTTTGATGATATATCATTTAATTTGTTGTCTTTTACTGATTGTAGATTTAGAGATGATGTATCATTTAAAAAAATAGATAAAGAAAATTTTAAAGGTTTAGCAATATTCCTTAAAACTCAATTTCTAAACAAACACACAACGATAGAAAACTTCCAATTATCAAAAACATCATTTTTAAAAACAGATGTTAGAGAAGTGCTATTATGTGATGTTAAAAAAGAAGAAATTTTAAGTCATAAAATTTTAAGAATAAAAGAAGATAGTGGTAATAAAGATAAAGATTTAGAAAATAAACTAAAAGAATTATTAGGTTTGAGTTATAAGTATATTATAGACCAATTCAATTATAAATCAGTCCTTGCAGAATACAGAAATCTAAGAATATCCATTGAGAATAACAGAACCTACATTGAAGCATCCAACCTATACAAAATGGAAATGGAATTAATAAAAGAGTTTTCCAATGGCAGATTTGAAAAATTCATCATTGGGGCTTATGGAGCAATATCTGACTATGGAGAATCAATGGAAAAAACAGGTAAATGGATATTAGGCAGTATGATATTATTTACAATTTTAGCATCAATTTTAAGATTTAAAGGAATGGAATGGGATATTTTTAAAATAATAGAATTTTGGTGGATTTCATTTTGGGAAGTTATAAGGTTATTTTTACAGATAGGAACGGAAGATAAATCATTATGGATATTAGAGCCAATTATAAGGGTTACATCTCTAATTTTATTGGGTAATCTCTATATAGCTGTTAGAAGAAAATTAAGTAGAAAATAA
- a CDS encoding transcription factor S, with product MVKFCPKCNNLMLPKDGKLKCAVCGYEEETTAEGSKEYEYKEHLENKKEKITVIESEGLETLPTTRIECPKCGHNEAYWWLQQTRCADEPETRFYKCKKCGHTWREYD from the coding sequence ATGGTTAAGTTTTGTCCAAAATGTAACAACCTAATGCTACCAAAGGATGGAAAGTTAAAATGTGCTGTCTGTGGTTATGAAGAAGAAACAACAGCTGAAGGAAGTAAGGAGTATGAATACAAGGAACACTTAGAGAACAAGAAAGAAAAAATTACTGTTATTGAAAGTGAGGGATTAGAGACATTACCAACAACAAGAATCGAATGTCCAAAATGTGGGCATAATGAAGCTTACTGGTGGCTACAACAAACAAGATGTGCTGATGAACCAGAAACAAGATTCTATAAGTGTAAGAAATGCGGTCATACATGGAGAGAGTATGATTAA
- a CDS encoding endonuclease dU, with translation MKDEVEVIGFDDAPFNKADKVCILIGTYMRGNRIIDGIYFRKFKKDGMDVTEKIIDIVKEKHYKKIKVIFLAGITFGGFNIADLWEINKETEKPVIVVIDKYPNKEKIFLALKKYFDDADERIKLINSFPEPEKMENIYVQYVGADKEFVKNVIKKTKLKSKIPECLRISHLIGRGFLGLR, from the coding sequence ATGAAGGATGAAGTAGAGGTTATAGGTTTTGATGACGCTCCTTTTAATAAGGCAGATAAAGTGTGTATCTTAATAGGCACGTATATGAGGGGGAATAGAATAATAGACGGCATTTATTTTAGAAAATTTAAGAAGGATGGAATGGATGTTACAGAGAAGATAATAGATATTGTTAAAGAAAAGCATTATAAAAAAATAAAAGTAATTTTTTTAGCTGGAATAACTTTTGGAGGATTTAATATAGCTGATTTATGGGAAATTAATAAAGAGACTGAAAAACCAGTTATTGTCGTTATTGATAAGTATCCAAACAAGGAGAAGATATTCTTAGCCCTTAAAAAATACTTTGATGATGCTGATGAAAGGATAAAGCTTATAAACAGCTTTCCAGAGCCAGAGAAAATGGAAAATATTTATGTTCAGTATGTTGGAGCTGACAAAGAATTTGTTAAAAATGTTATTAAAAAAACGAAGCTTAAAAGTAAAATTCCAGAGTGTTTGAGAATATCTCATTTAATTGGTAGGGGTTTTTTGGGATTAAGATAG
- a CDS encoding AzlD domain-containing protein — MDKNILAIIFVAVGTYLIRYIPIHLHSKIKNIDEKVKEINEILIYSSTSVISALFITSFIKFPIIFSNVLISTISLIFAIVSYKKWNNLGISILISVVIYYLASKFLISI; from the coding sequence ATGGATAAAAATATTTTAGCAATTATTTTTGTGGCTGTTGGGACTTATTTAATAAGATACATCCCAATACATTTACATAGCAAAATAAAGAATATCGACGAAAAGGTTAAAGAGATAAATGAGATACTAATATACTCTTCAACTTCAGTAATCTCCGCATTATTTATCACATCTTTTATAAAATTTCCAATTATCTTTAGTAATGTTTTAATTAGCACAATCTCACTAATATTTGCAATAGTTTCATACAAAAAATGGAATAACTTAGGAATATCAATTTTAATTAGTGTAGTTATTTACTATTTAGCGTCTAAATTTTTAATAAGTATTTGA
- a CDS encoding HD domain-containing protein, producing the protein MKVIRDSIHKDIYLDEKELEIIDSEEFQRLRNIKQTGLTYLVYPSANHTRFEHSLGTMFIASKIAEKINADVELTRVSALLHDIGHPPFSHTLEICGYSHEVFGRKKIKHMNLDNFSKSEIIKTLNRKNLEGKIISGDVDADRMDYLLRDSYHTGTAYGMIDLPRILRSITTFESFGKVKIGILKKGIQAIESLLVARHQMYSAVYMHPTVRIADTMIKRAVIKEIQEKNLDIKDLANMDDIALVSFLRISENYLMERIDRRNLYKNLITYSYFDLNPIEKWIFVNLDEKQILSLESRFYEEFGWDIFIDIYPIPKMEEHNVYIISDEGVKRLDEVSPLAQSLKPSEMRLWNISIYAPKEKIKELRENNVKDRINKILKELDVKVESKLIDILKEYGTITGKRRFLEIAKERGISPKEFYNELHKLIFCGLIKERFNRRTYVYCLNNFVKL; encoded by the coding sequence ATGAAGGTTATTAGAGACTCTATCCACAAAGATATATATTTAGATGAAAAAGAGCTGGAGATTATTGATAGCGAAGAATTTCAGAGATTGAGAAATATAAAACAGACTGGTTTAACATACTTAGTTTATCCATCAGCAAATCATACAAGGTTTGAACATTCCTTAGGAACTATGTTTATTGCCTCAAAAATAGCAGAGAAGATTAATGCAGATGTTGAGCTTACAAGAGTCTCCGCTTTATTGCATGATATTGGACATCCTCCATTCTCTCACACATTGGAAATTTGTGGCTACAGTCATGAAGTTTTTGGCAGAAAGAAAATCAAACATATGAATTTAGATAACTTTTCAAAGAGCGAAATAATTAAAACCTTAAATAGGAAAAATTTAGAGGGTAAGATAATTTCTGGAGATGTTGATGCTGATAGAATGGATTATTTATTGAGGGATAGCTACCACACAGGAACAGCTTATGGGATGATTGATTTACCAAGAATTCTGAGGAGTATAACAACCTTTGAGAGTTTTGGAAAAGTTAAGATAGGGATATTAAAGAAGGGAATTCAAGCAATTGAATCGCTATTAGTTGCGAGGCATCAGATGTATTCAGCTGTTTATATGCATCCAACAGTTAGAATAGCGGACACTATGATAAAGAGGGCAGTAATAAAAGAAATACAAGAAAAAAATTTGGATATAAAAGATTTAGCTAACATGGATGATATTGCACTTGTTTCATTTTTGAGGATTTCTGAAAACTATTTGATGGAGAGAATAGACAGGAGAAATCTCTATAAAAATCTCATCACCTATAGTTACTTTGATTTAAATCCAATAGAAAAATGGATTTTTGTCAATTTAGATGAAAAACAAATATTATCATTAGAAAGTAGGTTTTATGAGGAATTCGGATGGGATATATTTATCGATATCTATCCAATTCCTAAAATGGAAGAGCATAACGTTTATATAATCTCAGATGAAGGCGTTAAAAGATTGGATGAAGTTTCTCCATTAGCTCAGAGCTTAAAGCCCTCTGAGATGAGATTATGGAATATTTCAATCTATGCACCAAAAGAAAAAATTAAAGAGCTTAGAGAGAACAATGTAAAGGACAGGATAAATAAAATCTTAAAAGAGTTAGATGTTAAGGTTGAAAGCAAGTTAATTGACATTTTGAAAGAATATGGGACAATTACTGGAAAGAGAAGATTTTTAGAGATTGCTAAGGAAAGAGGCATTTCACCAAAAGAGTTTTACAATGAATTGCATAAATTGATATTCTGCGGTTTAATAAAAGAGAGATTTAATAGGAGGACGTATGTTTATTGTTTAAATAATTTTGTTAAATTATAA
- a CDS encoding CDC48 family AAA ATPase → MVKELKVAEAYQGDVGRGIARIDPYTMEELGLKPGDVIEIEGPKGKAYAIVYRGFLEDAGKGIIRIDGYLRQNAGVAIGDRVKVKRVEIKEAKKVVLAPTQPIRFGPGFEDFVKRKILGQVLSKGSKVTIGVLGTALTFVVVSTTPAGPVRVTDFTHVELKEEPVSEIKETKVPDVTYEDIGGLKEEVKKVREMIELPMRHPELFEKLGIEPPKGVLLVGPPGTGKTLLAKAVANEAGANFYVINGPEIMSKYVGETEENLRKIFEEAEENAPSIIFIDEIDAIAPKRDEATGEVERRLVAQLLTLMDGLKGRGQVVVIGATNRPNALDPALRRPGRFDREIVIGVPDREGRKEILQIHTRNMPLAEDVDLDYLADVTHGFVGADLAALCKEAAMRALRRVLPSIDLEAEEIPKEVLDNLKVTMDDFKEALKDVEPSAMREVLVEVPNVKWEDIGGLEEVKQELREAVEWPLKAKEVFEKIGVRPPKGVLLFGPPGTGKTLLAKAVANESGANFISVKGPEIFSKWVGESEKAIREIFRKARQSAPCIIFFDEIDAIAPKRGRDLSSAVTDKVVNQLLTELDGMEEPKDVVVIAATNRPDIIDPALLRPGRLDRVILVPVPDEKARLDIFKIHTRSMNLAEDVNLEELAKKTEGYTGADIEALCREAAMLAVRESIGKPWDIEVKLRELINYLQSISGTFRAAAVELNSVIKATKERESAEAGEFSELKNAIGKIISVLSPAKEKIEAVEKEIDKFLEVINKEELKPSEKDEAQKLAKYLKDILGKLKEMIDNIYELENKLNTLKEQVSAEEIDEIIKTTQNIIQRFTTSLDELKNILKDIESIRLKVSTKDVKIKKEHFMKALEKIKPSVSKEDMRVYEKLAQEYGRATSVEKKKEEGKEVI, encoded by the coding sequence ATGGTTAAAGAATTAAAAGTTGCTGAAGCATATCAAGGAGATGTAGGGAGGGGTATTGCAAGAATAGACCCCTACACAATGGAAGAACTTGGTTTAAAACCAGGAGATGTTATTGAAATTGAAGGTCCAAAAGGAAAAGCTTATGCCATAGTTTATAGAGGTTTCTTAGAAGATGCTGGAAAAGGAATTATAAGAATTGACGGTTATTTAAGGCAGAATGCTGGAGTAGCTATTGGAGATAGAGTAAAAGTTAAGAGAGTAGAGATTAAAGAAGCTAAAAAGGTTGTTTTAGCACCAACTCAACCAATTAGATTCGGCCCAGGATTTGAGGACTTTGTTAAAAGGAAGATATTGGGACAAGTGTTAAGTAAAGGTTCAAAAGTTACTATTGGAGTTTTAGGAACTGCTTTAACATTTGTTGTTGTTAGTACAACACCAGCTGGACCTGTTAGAGTAACTGACTTCACACACGTTGAGTTAAAAGAAGAGCCAGTCAGTGAAATCAAAGAAACCAAAGTTCCAGATGTTACCTATGAAGATATTGGTGGTTTAAAAGAAGAGGTTAAGAAAGTTAGAGAGATGATAGAACTTCCAATGAGACATCCAGAGTTATTTGAAAAATTAGGAATTGAGCCACCTAAAGGAGTTTTATTAGTTGGACCACCAGGAACTGGTAAGACATTATTGGCTAAAGCAGTTGCTAACGAAGCTGGAGCAAACTTCTATGTAATTAACGGTCCAGAAATAATGAGTAAGTATGTTGGAGAAACAGAGGAGAATTTAAGAAAGATATTTGAAGAAGCTGAAGAGAATGCTCCAAGTATAATATTCATTGATGAAATTGACGCTATAGCTCCAAAGAGAGACGAAGCTACAGGAGAAGTAGAGAGAAGATTAGTTGCTCAGCTCTTAACCTTAATGGATGGATTGAAGGGAAGAGGGCAAGTTGTAGTTATTGGAGCTACTAACAGACCAAACGCATTAGACCCAGCTTTAAGAAGACCAGGAAGATTCGATAGAGAGATTGTTATTGGCGTCCCAGACAGAGAAGGTAGAAAAGAAATCTTACAGATACACACAAGAAACATGCCATTAGCCGAAGATGTTGATTTAGACTACTTGGCAGATGTAACACACGGATTTGTTGGAGCTGATTTAGCAGCTTTATGTAAAGAGGCAGCAATGAGAGCTTTAAGAAGAGTATTGCCAAGTATTGACTTAGAGGCAGAAGAAATTCCAAAAGAAGTTTTAGATAACTTAAAAGTCACAATGGATGACTTCAAAGAGGCATTGAAAGATGTTGAGCCATCAGCAATGAGAGAAGTTTTAGTTGAAGTTCCAAATGTTAAGTGGGAAGATATTGGAGGATTAGAAGAGGTTAAGCAAGAATTGAGAGAAGCTGTTGAATGGCCATTAAAAGCTAAAGAAGTATTTGAGAAGATAGGTGTAAGACCACCAAAAGGAGTGTTGTTATTTGGACCACCAGGAACTGGTAAGACATTATTAGCTAAAGCTGTAGCTAACGAAAGTGGAGCAAACTTCATAAGCGTTAAAGGGCCAGAAATCTTCAGCAAGTGGGTTGGGGAATCAGAGAAGGCAATAAGAGAGATATTCAGAAAGGCAAGACAGTCAGCACCATGTATAATATTCTTCGATGAAATCGATGCTATAGCACCAAAAAGAGGTAGAGACTTGAGCTCAGCAGTTACTGATAAAGTTGTAAATCAGCTATTAACTGAATTGGATGGAATGGAAGAGCCAAAGGATGTTGTTGTTATTGCAGCAACAAACAGACCAGATATCATTGACCCAGCTTTATTGAGACCGGGAAGATTAGATAGAGTCATATTAGTTCCAGTTCCAGATGAAAAGGCAAGATTGGATATATTCAAGATACACACAAGAAGTATGAACTTAGCTGAAGATGTTAATTTAGAAGAATTAGCTAAGAAGACTGAAGGATATACAGGAGCTGACATTGAGGCATTGTGTAGAGAGGCAGCAATGTTGGCAGTTAGAGAGAGTATAGGAAAACCATGGGATATTGAAGTAAAACTTAGAGAGTTAATTAACTACTTGCAGAGCATTTCAGGAACATTCAGAGCTGCTGCAGTAGAGTTAAACAGCGTTATTAAAGCTACAAAAGAGAGAGAATCTGCTGAAGCAGGAGAGTTTAGTGAGTTAAAGAATGCTATTGGAAAGATAATTAGCGTTTTATCTCCAGCTAAGGAGAAAATTGAAGCAGTAGAGAAAGAAATCGACAAATTCCTTGAAGTTATAAACAAAGAGGAATTAAAACCATCAGAGAAAGATGAAGCACAGAAGTTGGCAAAATACTTAAAGGATATATTAGGCAAGTTAAAAGAAATGATAGACAACATCTACGAATTAGAGAACAAGTTAAATACCTTAAAAGAACAAGTTTCAGCTGAAGAGATTGATGAGATAATTAAAACAACACAAAACATTATCCAAAGATTCACAACATCATTGGATGAACTCAAGAATATATTGAAGGACATTGAAAGTATAAGATTGAAAGTTTCAACAAAAGATGTTAAGATTAAGAAAGAACACTTCATGAAAGCCCTTGAGAAAATTAAACCATCTGTAAGTAAGGAGGATATGAGAGTCTATGAGAAATTAGCTCAAGAGTATGGAAGAGCTACGTCAGTTGAAAAGAAAAAGGAAGAAGGTAAAGAAGTGATTTAA
- the nudF gene encoding ADP-ribose pyrophosphatase encodes MAKKCFCISGKIFALNLFGKRYSKKIIKKRDLKKYRLYLHPAVAVDGIIEKDNKILLIKRKNNPFKGCFALPGGFVECGETVEEAVVREIKEETGLIPKVKSLLGVYSSPDRDPRGHVISIVFILDVIGGELKAGDDAKEAEFFDLNNLPKLAFDHEKIIKDYMRWKNG; translated from the coding sequence ATGGCTAAAAAATGTTTCTGTATAAGCGGAAAAATATTTGCCCTAAATTTGTTTGGAAAGAGATACTCTAAAAAAATCATAAAAAAGAGAGATTTAAAAAAATATAGGCTATATCTTCATCCAGCGGTTGCAGTTGATGGAATTATTGAGAAAGATAATAAAATCCTGCTAATAAAAAGAAAAAATAATCCATTTAAAGGTTGTTTTGCCCTTCCAGGAGGTTTTGTAGAATGTGGAGAAACTGTTGAAGAGGCAGTTGTTAGAGAGATTAAAGAAGAAACTGGTTTAATACCAAAGGTAAAAAGCTTATTGGGAGTTTATTCATCTCCAGATAGAGACCCGAGAGGGCACGTTATCTCAATCGTCTTTATATTGGATGTTATAGGTGGAGAGTTGAAAGCAGGAGATGATGCAAAAGAGGCTGAATTCTTTGATTTAAATAATTTGCCTAAATTAGCTTTTGACCATGAAAAAATAATTAAAGATTACATGAGGTGGAAAAATGGTTAA
- a CDS encoding type II glyceraldehyde-3-phosphate dehydrogenase, translating into MPAKVLINGYGSIGKRVADAVSMQDDMEVIGVTKTKPDFEARLAVEKGYKLFVAIPDNERVKLFEDAGIPVEGTILDIIEDADIVVDGAPKKIGKQNLENIYKPHKVKAILQGGEKAKDVEDNFNALWSYNRCYGKDYVRVVSCNTTGLCRILYAINSIADIKKARIVLVRRAADPNDDKTGPVNAITPNPVTVPSHHGPDVVSVVPEFEGKILTSAVIVPTTLMHMHTLMVEVDGDVSRDDILEAIKKTPRIITVRAEDGFSSTAKIIEYGRDLGRLRYDINELVVWEESINVLENEIFLMQAVHQESIVIPENIDCIRAMLQMEEDNFKSIEKTNKAMGIQ; encoded by the coding sequence ATGCCAGCAAAAGTATTGATAAATGGATATGGTTCAATTGGGAAGAGAGTAGCCGATGCAGTTTCAATGCAGGATGATATGGAAGTTATAGGAGTTACAAAGACAAAGCCAGATTTTGAGGCAAGATTAGCCGTTGAGAAGGGCTACAAGTTGTTTGTAGCAATTCCAGATAATGAGAGGGTTAAATTATTTGAAGATGCAGGAATTCCAGTTGAGGGGACTATATTGGACATTATAGAAGATGCTGACATAGTTGTTGATGGAGCTCCTAAGAAGATTGGAAAGCAAAACTTAGAAAATATCTACAAACCTCACAAAGTTAAAGCTATATTGCAAGGGGGAGAAAAAGCAAAAGATGTTGAAGATAACTTCAACGCTTTGTGGAGCTACAACAGATGCTATGGAAAAGATTATGTAAGAGTTGTTTCATGTAACACAACAGGTTTGTGTAGGATATTATATGCTATAAATTCAATTGCAGATATAAAGAAGGCAAGAATCGTGTTAGTTAGAAGAGCGGCAGACCCAAATGACGACAAAACAGGGCCAGTAAATGCTATAACACCAAACCCAGTTACAGTTCCTTCCCATCATGGCCCTGATGTTGTTTCAGTTGTCCCAGAGTTTGAGGGAAAGATTTTAACTTCAGCTGTTATCGTTCCAACAACATTAATGCATATGCACACTTTAATGGTTGAAGTTGATGGAGATGTTAGCAGAGATGATATTTTAGAAGCTATCAAAAAAACTCCAAGAATTATAACTGTTAGAGCTGAAGATGGATTTAGTTCAACAGCTAAAATAATTGAATATGGAAGAGATTTAGGCAGGTTAAGATATGACATAAACGAGCTTGTTGTCTGGGAAGAAAGCATTAATGTTTTAGAAAATGAAATATTCTTAATGCAGGCGGTTCATCAAGAAAGTATAGTTATTCCTGAAAATATTGATTGTATTAGGGCAATGCTTCAGATGGAAGAAGATAACTTCAAATCAATTGAAAAGACAAATAAAGCTATGGGTATCCAATAA
- a CDS encoding YgiQ family radical SAM protein gives MFLPTTKEEMDEWGWEELDIIIVTGDAYIDHYLFGASVVGRYLVEHGYRVGIIAQPDWKNLDDIKRLGKPNYFFAVTAGNLDSMLAHYTPQKRLRDFDSMSNEGIRKRPDRATIVYTNLIKRAFKGVPIALGGIEASLRRFSHYDYWDNKVRKSVLIDSKADILMYGMGEKSILAITKALESGENIKDLEINGTVVRVNERKIGDIKERYETKELPSHEEVVNSKEKYAEMHRKLMTMDKVIYQKVGNQYLVQFPPIYLTEKEMDEIYEMPFERRAHPSYSYVPGIVPVQFSVVTHRGCFGGCSFCSILHHQGKVIQNRSERSILKEIRKLLNHEDFKGVIQDIGAPTANMYRMGCKKGLADRCPKNCLYPEPCENLIINHKPLIKLYRKIRDIVGDDVRVYVRSGVRYDLIMYDEEYGEDYIKELSKYHVSGRLKVAPEHISKKVCKAIQKPDGRLFKKFLEKYREIAEKVGGIKEVLPYWLIAHPNCSIKEMIELAEFIHKNNCYSRQVQVFTPTPMTLSTTMYHTGINPITNEKVYVPYTYREKKIQKAICLYREEENWEKALEGFKMVGYKGVIYRWIMEQMEKKKKQKKDKNKKNRLN, from the coding sequence ATGTTTTTGCCAACTACTAAAGAAGAGATGGATGAATGGGGATGGGAAGAATTGGATATTATTATTGTTACTGGAGATGCCTACATAGACCACTATCTATTTGGAGCTTCTGTTGTTGGAAGGTATTTGGTAGAGCATGGTTATAGAGTTGGGATTATTGCACAACCAGATTGGAAAAATTTAGATGATATAAAGAGATTAGGAAAGCCAAATTACTTTTTTGCAGTAACTGCTGGGAATTTAGATAGTATGTTAGCTCACTATACACCACAAAAGAGGTTGAGGGATTTTGACTCAATGTCTAATGAAGGGATAAGAAAGAGACCAGATAGGGCTACAATTGTTTATACTAATTTAATAAAAAGGGCTTTCAAGGGAGTTCCTATAGCTCTGGGAGGGATTGAAGCTTCTTTAAGAAGATTTTCCCATTATGACTATTGGGATAATAAAGTTAGGAAGAGTGTTTTAATTGATTCAAAGGCAGATATTTTAATGTATGGGATGGGGGAAAAGAGTATTTTAGCAATAACTAAGGCATTAGAAAGTGGAGAGAACATAAAAGACTTAGAAATAAATGGAACTGTAGTTAGAGTTAATGAAAGAAAGATAGGGGATATAAAGGAGAGATATGAGACAAAAGAACTACCTTCTCATGAAGAAGTTGTAAATAGCAAAGAAAAATACGCTGAAATGCATAGAAAATTAATGACAATGGATAAAGTTATTTATCAAAAAGTTGGAAATCAATATTTAGTTCAATTTCCACCAATTTATTTAACTGAAAAGGAAATGGATGAAATATATGAGATGCCTTTTGAGAGAAGAGCTCATCCCTCCTATTCTTATGTCCCAGGAATTGTTCCAGTTCAATTTTCAGTTGTAACACATAGAGGTTGTTTTGGTGGCTGTTCTTTCTGCTCAATACTACATCATCAAGGTAAGGTTATTCAAAATAGGAGTGAAAGAAGCATCTTAAAAGAAATTAGAAAATTATTGAATCATGAAGATTTTAAAGGCGTTATTCAAGATATTGGAGCTCCAACAGCAAATATGTATAGAATGGGATGTAAAAAAGGTTTAGCAGATAGATGTCCAAAAAATTGCCTATATCCAGAGCCGTGTGAGAATTTAATCATAAATCATAAACCACTAATTAAGCTCTATAGGAAGATTAGAGATATCGTTGGAGATGATGTTAGAGTTTATGTTAGAAGTGGGGTTAGATACGATTTAATAATGTATGATGAGGAATATGGAGAGGATTATATAAAAGAACTCTCCAAATACCATGTCTCTGGAAGATTGAAGGTAGCTCCTGAACACATCTCTAAAAAAGTTTGTAAGGCTATTCAAAAACCTGATGGAAGGTTATTTAAAAAATTTTTAGAGAAATATAGAGAGATAGCTGAAAAAGTTGGAGGAATTAAAGAAGTTTTGCCATATTGGCTTATTGCCCATCCAAACTGTTCTATTAAAGAGATGATTGAGTTGGCAGAATTTATCCATAAAAATAACTGCTATTCAAGGCAAGTTCAGGTTTTTACACCAACACCTATGACACTATCAACAACAATGTATCACACTGGCATAAATCCAATAACTAATGAAAAAGTTTATGTTCCTTACACTTATAGAGAAAAGAAGATTCAAAAAGCTATCTGCCTATATAGGGAGGAAGAAAATTGGGAAAAGGCTTTAGAAGGATTTAAAATGGTTGGATATAAGGGGGTTATTTATAGGTGGATTATGGAGCAGATGGAAAAGAAGAAAAAGCAGAAAAAAGATAAAAACAAAAAGAATAGGTTAAATTAA